One Aegilops tauschii subsp. strangulata cultivar AL8/78 chromosome 7, Aet v6.0, whole genome shotgun sequence genomic window carries:
- the LOC109742847 gene encoding glycine-rich RNA-binding protein RZ1A, with protein MSDADDYRCFVGSLSWNTTDVDLKDAFGKFGRVTETKVVLDKFSGRSRGFGFVTFDDKKAMEEAVEAMNGIDLDGRNITVERAQPQGSGRDRDGDRDYRGGGDRYGGGRDFGGGRGGGRGGGGDCYKCGKPGHFARECPSGDGGDRYGSRDDRYSSRDDRYSSRDDRYGGRDGGRDDKYGGSNGSSRYGPDRGGDRYSGSRDGGSRSSGGGDRYSRDRSGPYDRRSRDEY; from the exons ATGTCGGACGCCGATGATTACCGTTGCTTCGTTGGGAGTCTGTCATGGAACACAACTGATGTGGATCTGAAGGATGCGTTTGGGAAATTTGGTCGAGTTACTGAGACCAAG GTGGTTCTTGACAAGTTCTCTGGCCGGTCACGTGGCTTTGGATTTGTGACTTTTGATGACAAGAAGGCCATGGAAGAAGCTGTTGAGGCTATGAATGGAATTGATTTGGATGGAAGGAATATTACTGTTGAAAGAGCACAACCTCAAGGTTCAGGCAGGGACCGTGATGGAGATCGAGACTATCGTGGTGGTGGTGACCGCTATGGTGGTGGCCGTGATTTTGGTGGCGGtcgtggtggtggtcgtggtggcggCGGTGATTGCTACAAATGTGGCAAGCCTGGTCATTTTGCAAGGGAGTGCCCTTCTGGTGATGGTGGGGACAGGTATGGTAGCAGGGATGACAGGTATAGTAGCAGGGATGACAGGTATAGTAGCAGGGATGACAGGTATGGTGGCAGGGATGGTGGAAGGGATGACAAGTATGGTGGTAGCAACGGCAGCAGTCGCTATGGGCCTGACCGTGGTGGTGATCGCTATTCTGGAAGTCGTGATGGAGGAAGCCGCAGCAGTGGTGGCGGTGATCGATACAGCCGTGACAGGTCTGGACCGTATGATCGTCGCAGCCGAGATGAATACTGA